A region of Cellulophaga sp. RHA19 DNA encodes the following proteins:
- the tsaB gene encoding tRNA (adenosine(37)-N6)-threonylcarbamoyltransferase complex dimerization subunit type 1 TsaB has product MAIILNIETATTNCSVSVAKDGKVLALKEYNSASFSHAEQLHIFIEEALKMASLTLKDINAIAVSKGPGSYTGLRIGVSAAKGLCFSLDVPLISIATLSSLAHQTKPKKNEAVVAVLDARRMEVYSAVFLNDFTQVKETEAKIIDETSYEDVLNTYSKVHFVGSGAEKIKNTLDATNTAYILDAVPSAKEMCTLSFIKFKNSDFEDVAYFEPYYLKDFMIVKPKVKK; this is encoded by the coding sequence ATGGCAATTATCTTAAATATAGAAACAGCTACCACTAACTGCTCTGTAAGTGTGGCTAAAGACGGAAAAGTGTTGGCTTTAAAAGAGTACAATAGTGCTAGTTTTTCGCATGCAGAACAACTGCATATTTTTATAGAAGAAGCTTTAAAAATGGCTTCTTTGACACTAAAAGATATTAACGCTATTGCAGTTAGCAAAGGTCCTGGTTCTTATACAGGTTTAAGAATTGGTGTTTCTGCAGCCAAAGGATTATGTTTTTCTTTAGATGTGCCATTAATTTCTATTGCTACGTTGTCTAGTTTAGCACATCAAACAAAACCTAAAAAAAATGAAGCTGTTGTGGCTGTTTTAGATGCAAGACGTATGGAGGTGTATTCTGCCGTTTTCTTAAATGATTTTACTCAAGTTAAAGAAACTGAGGCAAAAATTATTGATGAAACTTCTTATGAGGATGTTTTAAACACATATAGTAAAGTACACTTTGTAGGTTCTGGAGCAGAAAAAATTAAAAACACTTTAGACGCTACAAATACAGCATATATTTTAGATGCTGTGCCTTCTGCTAAAGAAATGTGTACATTGTCATTTATTAAGTTTAAAAATTCAGATTTTGAAGATGTGGCTTATTTTGAGCCATACTACCTTAAGGACTTTATGATTGTAAAACCTAAGGTAAAAAAATAA
- a CDS encoding TolC family protein: MKLKISLILLLFAATLTNAQQKKWSIEECINYALENNIDVEQLELQLESTKLGESDALGDFLPSLNGSTNGSWSKGSAFDQTTNKRVSGTFFSLNAGLSSGVALFNGLRNIHNYNKAKLNTIASQYRLDGTKDNIVLNVANAYLDVLAAKESLKVIVLQSELSDKDYERTKALVEAGTVPKGDLLELEATIADYEQQKVNGENNVVLRRLFLAQLLQITDYQNFDIAESSYEVPPSEIYNYTAKEVYDKALTIRGNIKLVETNIDIAEKDVKIAKGALYPTLSASIGYNTSYSSFEKRITNASFTDQLSANDGIGYGMSLSVPVFNGFSVRNNIRRSKLNLEQTKLQAEQEKLALEASINQAYLDVRSFGKRYEAAQKTYDARKQAYDFAKERFDVGLMNAFDFSQSQSRLDNAAVDVVNAKYNYIFRIKILEIYYGIPVTLE; encoded by the coding sequence ATGAAACTTAAAATATCACTAATACTACTTCTGTTTGCTGCCACATTAACCAATGCGCAACAAAAAAAATGGAGTATTGAAGAATGTATAAATTATGCATTAGAAAACAATATAGATGTAGAGCAGTTAGAACTGCAATTAGAGAGCACTAAATTAGGTGAGTCTGATGCTTTGGGAGATTTTCTACCAAGCTTAAATGGTTCAACTAACGGTTCATGGAGTAAGGGTTCTGCTTTTGACCAGACAACAAATAAAAGGGTATCTGGTACGTTTTTCTCTCTAAACGCTGGTCTGTCATCTGGAGTTGCACTTTTTAATGGTTTGCGTAACATACATAATTATAACAAAGCAAAATTAAATACTATTGCTAGTCAATACAGATTAGATGGTACTAAAGATAATATTGTACTTAATGTGGCTAATGCTTATTTAGATGTTTTAGCAGCCAAAGAGTCTTTAAAGGTTATAGTACTTCAGTCTGAACTTTCAGATAAAGATTACGAACGTACAAAAGCACTAGTTGAAGCTGGTACAGTGCCAAAAGGAGATTTGTTAGAACTAGAAGCAACTATAGCTGATTATGAGCAGCAAAAGGTAAACGGAGAAAACAATGTTGTGCTTAGAAGATTATTTTTGGCTCAATTATTACAAATTACAGATTATCAAAATTTTGATATAGCAGAATCTAGTTATGAGGTTCCGCCGTCTGAGATATATAATTATACAGCAAAAGAAGTTTATGATAAAGCACTTACAATTAGAGGTAATATAAAATTAGTAGAGACAAATATTGATATAGCAGAAAAAGATGTTAAAATAGCTAAAGGAGCTCTGTATCCTACGCTTAGTGCATCTATTGGGTACAATACTAGTTACTCTAGTTTTGAAAAAAGAATTACCAATGCAAGCTTTACAGATCAGTTGTCAGCGAATGATGGTATTGGTTATGGTATGAGTTTAAGTGTACCTGTATTTAACGGTTTTAGCGTACGTAATAATATTAGAAGGTCTAAACTTAATTTGGAGCAAACTAAGCTACAGGCAGAGCAAGAGAAGCTAGCATTAGAGGCAAGTATCAATCAGGCATATTTAGATGTTAGGTCTTTTGGAAAAAGATATGAGGCTGCTCAAAAAACATACGATGCAAGAAAACAAGCGTATGATTTTGCTAAAGAACGTTTTGATGTTGGCTTAATGAATGCTTTTGATTTTAGTCAGTCACAATCTAGATTAGATAATGCAGCTGTAGATGTGGTAAATGCTAAATACAACTACATATTCAGAATTAAAATATTAGAAATATACTATGGCATACCAGTTACGCTAGAGTAA
- a CDS encoding efflux RND transporter periplasmic adaptor subunit, which translates to MNKVLKYTLIVVAVLAVLWAAAFFIKTNSKSSISYETKKPFISSIEKKSVATGKLVPEEEVEIKPQISGIIEKIYLEEGVEVKSGDLIAVIKVVPNEQSLNQASGRVKTAQLALNNVKLEYDRNKALFEKDVISKQDFDNIKLRYDQAQQDVSNAQADYQIIRKGSAGGSSSANTNIRATVSGTILEIPVEEGDQVIESNNFNDGTTIASIADLKKMIFEGKVDEGEVGKLKVGMPLKVSLGAVDDKEFDAKLRFIAPKGVEETGAVQFKIEGDVVVDEGIMIRAGYSANASFILEKKSDVMVLPEALLQFDKNTDKPYVEVAKGDQQFERKDIEIGISDGVNVEILSGLTENDAVKIWNKTEPVKKGDDEEKTTEDKE; encoded by the coding sequence ATGAATAAAGTGCTAAAATATACACTAATAGTGGTAGCTGTATTGGCTGTATTGTGGGCAGCAGCCTTCTTTATTAAGACAAATAGTAAGTCTTCAATTTCTTATGAAACTAAAAAACCATTTATCTCTAGTATAGAGAAAAAATCTGTTGCTACTGGTAAATTAGTACCAGAGGAAGAAGTAGAAATAAAGCCTCAAATTTCTGGAATTATTGAAAAAATATATTTAGAAGAAGGCGTAGAGGTTAAGTCTGGAGATTTAATTGCAGTTATTAAGGTTGTACCTAATGAGCAGTCTTTAAACCAAGCTAGTGGTAGAGTTAAAACTGCGCAGTTGGCATTAAATAATGTAAAATTAGAGTATGACAGAAATAAGGCTTTGTTTGAAAAGGACGTTATTTCTAAGCAAGATTTTGATAATATTAAGCTAAGGTATGACCAAGCTCAGCAAGATGTATCTAACGCACAAGCAGATTATCAAATTATTAGAAAAGGTTCTGCTGGTGGTTCTTCTAGTGCAAATACAAACATTAGAGCAACTGTAAGTGGCACAATTTTAGAAATTCCTGTAGAGGAAGGAGACCAAGTAATTGAAAGTAATAACTTTAATGATGGTACAACTATAGCATCTATTGCAGACCTTAAAAAAATGATTTTTGAGGGTAAAGTAGATGAAGGTGAAGTAGGAAAACTTAAAGTTGGTATGCCTTTAAAAGTTAGTTTAGGAGCTGTAGATGATAAAGAATTTGATGCTAAATTAAGGTTTATTGCACCAAAGGGAGTTGAAGAAACAGGTGCTGTACAATTTAAAATTGAAGGTGATGTTGTGGTTGATGAAGGAATAATGATACGTGCTGGTTATAGTGCAAATGCATCTTTTATATTAGAAAAGAAAAGTGATGTTATGGTATTACCAGAAGCATTGTTGCAATTTGATAAAAACACGGATAAGCCTTATGTAGAAGTTGCAAAGGGAGATCAGCAGTTTGAGCGTAAAGACATTGAAATTGGTATTTCTGATGGTGTAAACGTAGAAATACTATCTGGACTTACAGAAAACGATGCTGTTAAAATTTGGAACAAAACTGAGCCTGTTAAAAAAGGCGATGATGAAGAAAAAACTACTGAAGATAAAGAGTAG
- a CDS encoding ABC transporter permease, translating into MKFIFDSNTWQEIFGSIGKNKTRTAITVVGVLWGIFIYIALAGAAKGLDNGFERAFESTAMNSMFVWAQSTSMPYEGFKTGRSLQLKLEDVNTLKNRIPEIQYIAPRNAKGVFGGSQAAVVRGQKSGTAPVYGDFPIYTKIATKKIYDGGRFINDEDIEQARKVVVIGERTEKELFEEGENPIGEFVRVDNIYFQIVGVHKYVPGGGFEGDTDMYIPYSTYKKLYNTGENVDWLTIAAYDDADVIQAEKDVKAVLKSIHRVNPDDERAIGAFNLGEIFNRITGFAKGLTFLSLIVGIATILAGVISIGNILLISVKERTKELGVRRALGATPREVRNLILLESVFLTVVSGIMGIVLGAFVLFCIDAATQGTDFPYTNPTLPISYVLGALGIMVVLGTLIGLIPAQRAVSIKPIDALREE; encoded by the coding sequence ATGAAGTTTATATTTGATAGTAATACTTGGCAAGAGATTTTTGGTTCTATTGGAAAAAATAAAACCAGAACAGCAATTACCGTAGTTGGTGTGCTTTGGGGAATTTTTATATACATAGCCTTAGCTGGTGCAGCAAAAGGTTTAGATAATGGTTTTGAACGTGCTTTTGAGAGTACAGCAATGAACAGTATGTTTGTTTGGGCACAAAGTACAAGTATGCCTTATGAAGGGTTTAAAACAGGACGTTCTTTACAATTAAAACTAGAGGATGTAAATACATTAAAAAACAGAATTCCAGAAATACAATACATAGCTCCAAGAAATGCAAAAGGAGTTTTTGGAGGAAGCCAAGCAGCTGTAGTTAGAGGGCAAAAATCTGGTACAGCACCTGTTTATGGGGATTTTCCTATTTATACTAAAATAGCAACTAAAAAAATATATGATGGTGGTCGTTTTATAAACGATGAAGATATAGAGCAAGCTCGTAAAGTTGTAGTTATTGGAGAGCGTACAGAAAAAGAACTTTTTGAAGAAGGAGAAAATCCAATTGGTGAATTTGTTAGGGTAGATAATATTTACTTTCAAATTGTAGGTGTACATAAATATGTTCCTGGAGGTGGTTTTGAGGGAGATACAGATATGTACATACCTTATTCTACCTATAAAAAATTATACAATACAGGAGAAAATGTAGATTGGCTAACCATTGCAGCTTATGATGATGCAGATGTTATACAAGCAGAAAAAGATGTAAAAGCGGTATTAAAAAGTATACACAGAGTTAATCCTGATGATGAAAGAGCTATTGGTGCTTTTAACTTAGGAGAAATTTTTAACAGAATTACAGGCTTTGCAAAAGGACTTACATTTTTGTCTTTAATAGTAGGTATAGCAACCATATTAGCTGGTGTAATAAGTATTGGTAATATATTACTAATATCTGTAAAAGAACGTACAAAAGAGTTAGGTGTTAGGCGTGCTTTAGGAGCAACACCTAGAGAGGTGCGTAACCTAATTTTACTAGAGTCTGTTTTTTTAACAGTTGTTTCTGGTATTATGGGTATTGTGTTAGGAGCATTTGTATTGTTTTGTATAGATGCGGCTACGCAAGGAACAGATTTTCCATATACAAACCCTACTTTGCCAATTTCCTATGTGTTAGGAGCATTAGGTATTATGGTGGTTTTAGGAACGCTAATAGGACTAATACCTGCGCAAAGAGCAGTAAGCATTAAACCAATTGATGCATTAAGAGAAGAATAA
- a CDS encoding ABC transporter permease → MFSRDAWKEIFETIQKNKLRTFLSGFTVAIGIFIFVVLFGFGNGLTNTFAKFFGDDATNVFFIFPGRTSVPYSGYKADRQIEFDNSDLEDIEKNFAMFVDYVTPRITRSGLVKYKNESNNYPNMGVAPSHQFNEKTIMMKGRYINNQDIKDKTKYAVIGRLVEKDLFKGEESLGEYIDIAGSSFKVIGVFQDDGGDNEERKIYIPYTTRQLIEKNTDKIGQIVLGFKPQIGYSGAMSLENSLEKYLKSKKFINPNDENGLFIRNIADQLKQNQQLASVLQIIVSFVAFGTIIAGIIGISNIMVFVVKERTKELGIRKALGATPKSVISTILLESIFITTISGFIGMILGTVLLNAMGDTLEDYFITDPYIDTGIAIFATILLIICGALAGYVPARKAAKIKPIVALRDE, encoded by the coding sequence ATGTTTAGTAGAGACGCTTGGAAAGAAATTTTTGAAACCATTCAAAAAAATAAGCTAAGAACATTTTTGTCGGGCTTTACGGTAGCTATTGGTATCTTCATTTTTGTTGTGCTTTTTGGCTTTGGTAACGGACTTACAAATACATTTGCTAAATTTTTTGGTGATGACGCAACCAATGTATTCTTTATTTTTCCTGGTAGAACATCTGTACCATATTCTGGTTACAAAGCAGATAGGCAAATAGAGTTTGATAATAGTGACCTTGAAGACATTGAAAAAAACTTTGCAATGTTTGTAGACTATGTTACTCCTAGAATTACAAGGAGCGGTTTGGTTAAATACAAAAACGAGTCTAATAACTATCCCAATATGGGTGTAGCTCCTTCTCATCAATTTAACGAGAAGACAATAATGATGAAGGGGCGTTATATCAACAATCAAGATATAAAAGACAAAACCAAGTATGCAGTTATTGGTAGGTTGGTAGAAAAGGATTTGTTTAAAGGAGAAGAATCTCTTGGTGAATATATTGATATTGCAGGTAGTTCTTTTAAAGTTATAGGAGTTTTTCAAGATGATGGTGGAGATAATGAAGAGCGAAAAATTTACATACCGTATACTACAAGACAACTTATAGAAAAGAATACAGATAAAATAGGGCAAATAGTATTGGGCTTTAAACCTCAAATAGGGTATTCTGGAGCTATGTCTTTAGAAAATAGCTTAGAAAAATATCTTAAAAGCAAAAAGTTTATCAATCCTAATGATGAAAACGGACTATTTATTAGAAACATTGCAGACCAATTAAAACAAAATCAGCAACTAGCAAGTGTGTTGCAAATTATAGTTTCTTTTGTAGCATTTGGTACCATTATAGCTGGTATTATAGGTATTAGTAATATTATGGTTTTTGTAGTTAAAGAGCGTACTAAAGAATTGGGTATACGTAAAGCGCTAGGGGCTACACCTAAATCTGTAATTAGCACAATTTTGCTAGAGTCCATTTTTATTACCACAATATCTGGTTTTATAGGGATGATTTTAGGTACTGTTCTCCTCAATGCAATGGGAGATACTTTAGAAGATTATTTTATTACCGATCCATATATAGACACCGGAATTGCAATTTTTGCAACCATTCTATTAATAATATGTGGTGCACTTGCAGGATATGTGCCAGCCAGAAAAGCGGCCAAGATTAAACCAATTGTAGCATTAAGAGACGAATAG
- a CDS encoding ABC transporter ATP-binding protein: MIEIKDLHKSYKMGSNSLHVLKGINFNVEEGELVAIMGSSGSGKSTLLNILGMLDVLDEGTYTLDGVPIVNLNETKAAKYRNKFLGFIFQSFNLINYKSAAENVALPLYYQGVGRKERQEKALKYLEQVGLKQWSGHLPSELSGGQKQRVAIARALAAEPKVLMADEPTGALDSKTSYEVMDLLQKINDAGNTILIVTHEPDIADMCKRIVHLKDGVIVEDKKVDQVRASQYV, from the coding sequence ATGATAGAAATTAAAGACCTTCATAAGTCTTATAAAATGGGTAGCAATTCGTTGCACGTTTTAAAAGGTATCAATTTTAATGTAGAAGAAGGAGAACTTGTTGCAATTATGGGTTCTTCAGGATCTGGAAAATCTACACTCCTTAATATTTTAGGAATGCTAGATGTTTTAGATGAGGGTACTTACACTTTAGATGGTGTGCCAATTGTTAATCTTAATGAAACAAAGGCGGCTAAGTACAGAAATAAATTCTTAGGGTTTATATTTCAATCTTTTAATCTTATCAATTATAAAAGTGCAGCAGAGAATGTAGCACTTCCTTTATACTACCAAGGTGTTGGTAGAAAGGAGCGTCAAGAAAAAGCACTTAAATATTTGGAGCAAGTTGGACTAAAACAATGGTCTGGCCACTTACCTAGTGAGCTTTCTGGAGGTCAAAAACAGCGTGTGGCTATTGCTAGGGCTTTGGCAGCAGAACCTAAAGTGTTAATGGCAGATGAGCCAACAGGAGCCTTGGATAGTAAAACATCTTATGAGGTTATGGATCTTTTGCAAAAGATTAATGACGCAGGTAATACTATTTTAATTGTAACTCACGAGCCAGATATTGCAGATATGTGTAAGCGTATTGTGCACTTAAAAGATGGTGTAATAGTAGAAGATAAAAAGGTAGACCAAGTAAGAGCATCACAATATGTTTAG
- a CDS encoding DUF420 domain-containing protein, which translates to MSKVEDASVKEKRFNKIITVVSIIVPVVVALLFKVKIPDVEPLSFLPPIYASINGLTAVFLIAAVIAIKNGKQKLHQNLMTTCIVFSLAFLVMYIAYHMTSESTPFGGEGVVKYIYLFILITHIILSIIIIPLVMRTYAKAYLKQYDAHRKLAKITFPIWLYVAVTGVVVYVMISPYYV; encoded by the coding sequence ATGAGTAAGGTTGAAGACGCTAGTGTAAAAGAGAAAAGGTTTAATAAAATAATTACAGTTGTATCTATTATAGTGCCTGTGGTTGTAGCTCTTTTATTTAAAGTTAAAATACCAGATGTAGAGCCTTTATCTTTTTTACCTCCTATTTATGCGTCAATAAACGGACTTACTGCTGTGTTTTTAATTGCAGCCGTAATTGCTATTAAAAATGGTAAGCAAAAGCTGCATCAAAATTTAATGACCACTTGTATAGTGTTCTCTCTTGCTTTTTTGGTAATGTATATTGCGTATCATATGACTTCAGAATCTACGCCTTTTGGAGGTGAAGGTGTTGTAAAATATATTTACTTGTTCATTTTAATTACGCATATTATATTATCTATTATAATAATACCTTTGGTAATGAGAACTTATGCTAAAGCTTACTTAAAGCAATATGACGCACATAGAAAATTAGCAAAAATTACTTTTCCTATTTGGTTGTATGTTGCGGTTACTGGTGTTGTAGTTTATGTTATGATATCTCCTTACTATGTTTAA
- a CDS encoding SCO family protein yields the protein MKKNNYNYIWISFIILVFGIIFIPKIISRISDDTIVENDRMNKKDNKGNLAYIEINGNKKRVPDFTFINQDSLVVSNRDYLGKVYIVEFFFTSCPTICPIMTKNLVKIQNDFKDVENFGIASFTIDPKNDTPTTLKTYTEKYGITNLDWHLMTGDRDLIYELANKGFNIFAQQNPSVPGGFEHSGMFALVDKRGFIRSRVDEFGNPLIYYRGTISEAEGVNDEGEKEQISILKEDIKKLLDE from the coding sequence ATGAAAAAAAATAATTACAACTATATTTGGATTTCTTTTATAATCTTGGTTTTTGGAATAATTTTTATACCAAAAATTATAAGTAGAATTAGTGATGATACTATTGTAGAAAACGATCGTATGAACAAGAAAGATAATAAAGGTAATCTTGCATATATAGAAATTAACGGTAATAAAAAAAGAGTTCCAGATTTTACCTTTATTAATCAAGATAGCTTAGTGGTTTCTAATAGAGATTATTTAGGTAAAGTTTATATAGTAGAATTCTTTTTTACTTCCTGTCCTACAATTTGTCCTATAATGACAAAGAACTTGGTTAAAATTCAGAATGACTTTAAAGATGTAGAAAACTTTGGTATTGCTTCTTTTACCATAGATCCTAAGAATGATACTCCTACTACTTTAAAGACATACACAGAAAAGTACGGAATTACCAATTTAGACTGGCATTTAATGACGGGAGATAGGGATCTTATTTATGAGCTTGCAAACAAAGGATTTAATATCTTTGCACAACAAAACCCTAGCGTACCAGGTGGTTTTGAGCATTCTGGTATGTTTGCCTTAGTGGATAAGAGGGGTTTTATTCGTTCTAGAGTAGATGAGTTTGGAAATCCACTTATTTATTACAGAGGAACAATATCTGAAGCAGAAGGTGTTAATGATGAAGGAGAAAAAGAGCAGATAAGTATTTTAAAAGAAGATATAAAAAAGTTGTTAGATGAGTAA
- a CDS encoding cytochrome C oxidase subunit IV family protein, which translates to MAHEHKLAIFRGKLKFKDNIQKIWGVLIFLSIVTLVEVILGIYKPAILMKPLISAFEPGFFGSTLNFLLSPFIYLKPLNLIFIVLTIVKAYYIAWDFMHLRDEKKGFRRSIVWTPVFLISYLVFILLTEGSYIYDVYHSGFIKWNF; encoded by the coding sequence ATGGCACACGAACATAAATTAGCGATTTTTAGAGGAAAATTAAAGTTTAAAGATAATATCCAGAAGATTTGGGGTGTTTTAATATTTTTATCTATTGTAACTTTAGTAGAAGTTATTTTAGGTATTTATAAGCCAGCAATTTTAATGAAACCATTAATTTCTGCCTTTGAGCCTGGTTTTTTTGGTTCTACATTAAACTTTTTATTGTCTCCATTTATTTACTTAAAGCCTCTAAACTTAATATTTATAGTATTAACAATAGTAAAAGCATATTACATTGCTTGGGACTTTATGCACTTGCGTGACGAGAAAAAAGGGTTTAGAAGATCTATAGTATGGACACCAGTATTTTTAATAAGTTACTTAGTATTTATACTATTAACAGAGGGTAGTTATATCTATGATGTTTACCATAGTGGTTTTATAAAATGGAACTTCTAA
- a CDS encoding cytochrome c oxidase subunit 3, producing MDTTVTTGTAESVWSGGSKNKPLGASYGKMMMWFFIVSDALTFSGFIAAYGFSRFKFADSWPIADEVFTHVPLVHGNFPMIYVAIMTFILIMSSVTMVLAVDAGHKLQKTRVTWYMFFTVIGGIIFLSSQAWEWATFIKGDFGAIETKGGRILQFVNADTGKRAAIRDFATPLHEDRVDHTNNKGVWFFGESALPTYSVNEVVTGFKADPNILVRVENIDENGHKILLSREESLKRLAGSKYVVEGANLIHNEYGSRLFADFFFFITGFHGFHVFSGVLINIIIFFNVIIGTYERRGHYEMVEKVGLYWHFVDLVWVFVFTFFYLV from the coding sequence ATGGATACTACGGTAACAACAGGTACAGCGGAAAGTGTTTGGAGCGGAGGAAGTAAAAACAAACCTTTAGGCGCTAGCTATGGTAAAATGATGATGTGGTTTTTCATCGTTTCTGATGCATTAACTTTTTCTGGCTTTATAGCAGCTTACGGATTTTCTAGATTTAAATTTGCAGATAGCTGGCCTATTGCAGATGAAGTATTTACCCACGTTCCTTTGGTACACGGTAATTTTCCTATGATATATGTTGCTATAATGACATTTATCTTAATTATGTCTTCTGTAACTATGGTACTGGCTGTAGACGCAGGTCATAAACTACAGAAAACAAGAGTTACTTGGTATATGTTTTTTACTGTTATTGGTGGTATTATCTTCTTAAGTTCACAGGCTTGGGAATGGGCTACTTTTATTAAAGGTGATTTTGGAGCTATTGAGACAAAAGGTGGTAGAATATTACAATTTGTTAATGCAGATACAGGTAAGAGAGCTGCAATTAGAGATTTTGCAACTCCTTTACACGAGGATAGAGTAGACCATACAAACAACAAGGGTGTTTGGTTTTTTGGAGAAAGTGCTTTGCCAACATATTCTGTTAATGAAGTGGTAACAGGTTTTAAAGCAGATCCTAATATTTTAGTTAGAGTTGAAAACATTGATGAAAACGGACACAAAATTCTTTTATCAAGAGAAGAGTCTTTAAAAAGGCTAGCAGGTTCTAAATACGTTGTAGAAGGTGCAAACCTTATTCATAATGAATACGGGAGCAGATTGTTTGCAGATTTCTTCTTCTTTATTACAGGTTTTCACGGTTTTCACGTATTCTCAGGAGTATTAATTAATATCATTATATTCTTTAACGTAATCATAGGTACTTATGAGCGTAGAGGACATTATGAGATGGTAGAAAAAGTTGGTCTTTATTGGCACTTTGTAGATTTAGTTTGGGTATTTGTATTTACCTTCTTCTACCTAGTATAA
- a CDS encoding cytochrome c oxidase subunit 3 has protein sequence MDLTQKSEKEKSDNAKKMMLWFGIVSLIMAFAGWTSAYIVSSSREDWLKDFDLPSAFFWSTLIIVVSSITYFLAVQATKKDKKSQATTYLLVTLALGIIFIVLQFVGFSQLIGNGFYFTGPTSSITMSYIFLIAVVHVAHVVAGLVSLIVVIVNQLKNKYSSTEVNGLEIGATFWHFLDLLWVYLILFFYLYR, from the coding sequence ATGGATTTAACTCAAAAATCAGAAAAAGAGAAGTCAGACAATGCTAAAAAAATGATGCTTTGGTTTGGTATTGTTAGTTTAATTATGGCATTTGCAGGTTGGACTAGTGCATATATAGTTAGTAGCTCTAGAGAAGATTGGTTAAAAGATTTTGATTTGCCATCTGCTTTCTTCTGGAGTACTTTAATTATAGTGGTAAGTAGTATTACTTACTTTTTAGCGGTACAAGCAACCAAAAAGGATAAAAAATCACAAGCAACCACGTATTTGTTGGTTACACTGGCTTTGGGTATAATTTTTATAGTATTACAATTTGTTGGTTTTTCTCAGTTAATAGGTAATGGTTTTTATTTTACTGGGCCAACAAGTAGTATTACAATGTCTTATATCTTTTTAATTGCTGTTGTGCACGTGGCGCACGTTGTAGCAGGACTTGTTTCTTTAATAGTTGTTATTGTAAATCAACTAAAAAATAAGTACTCATCAACAGAGGTTAATGGTTTAGAAATAGGAGCAACCTTTTGGCATTTCTTAGATTTGTTATGGGTTTATTTAATCTTATTCTTTTATTTATATCGATAA
- the cyoE gene encoding heme o synthase, translating to MKTAVGTANEATDVSAFADFKEITKARLAVSVVFSSIAGYFLGADKIDFTVLLLLAFGGYCMVGASNAFNQIIEKDLDALMNRTRNRPIPAGRMTVTTASIVAVAMTIAGIVALYLVNPKTAMFGAISIFLYTCVYTPLKTKTPLAVFVGAFPGAIPFMLGWVAATNEFGIEPGTLFMIQFFWQFPHFWALGWMLDEDYKKGGFKMLPTGKKDKGTIIQIIMYTIWMMIISVVPAFGFTGALQLSVVAAVIVFIMGGVMLFFAFRLFDNRDNASARKLMLASVTYITLMQVVYVVDKFV from the coding sequence ATGAAAACTGCGGTTGGTACAGCAAATGAAGCTACAGATGTTTCGGCATTTGCAGATTTTAAAGAAATAACAAAGGCAAGGCTAGCTGTAAGTGTAGTTTTTTCTTCAATAGCTGGTTATTTCTTAGGCGCAGATAAAATAGACTTTACTGTTTTGCTATTATTGGCTTTTGGTGGGTACTGTATGGTAGGTGCATCAAATGCATTTAATCAAATTATTGAAAAAGATTTAGATGCGTTAATGAATAGGACTAGAAACAGACCTATTCCTGCCGGTAGAATGACGGTTACTACTGCATCTATTGTAGCTGTAGCAATGACAATTGCAGGTATTGTTGCTTTGTATTTAGTAAATCCAAAGACAGCAATGTTTGGAGCAATATCTATATTCTTATACACCTGTGTTTACACACCTTTAAAGACTAAAACACCTTTAGCTGTTTTTGTTGGTGCTTTTCCAGGTGCAATACCATTTATGTTAGGTTGGGTTGCAGCAACAAATGAGTTTGGCATAGAGCCAGGAACATTGTTTATGATTCAGTTTTTTTGGCAGTTTCCTCACTTTTGGGCTCTTGGTTGGATGCTAGATGAAGATTATAAGAAAGGCGGATTTAAAATGTTGCCAACAGGTAAAAAAGATAAAGGAACAATTATTCAGATAATTATGTATACTATTTGGATGATGATAATATCTGTAGTGCCAGCTTTTGGTTTTACAGGGGCATTGCAGTTGTCTGTAGTGGCTGCTGTAATTGTGTTTATTATGGGCGGAGTAATGTTGTTTTTTGCTTTTCGCTTGTTTGATAATAGAGATAATGCTTCTGCTAGAAAATTAATGTTAGCAAGTGTTACTTACATTACGCTTATGCAAGTGGTATATGTTGTAGATAAGTTTGTGTAA